A genomic window from Lycium barbarum isolate Lr01 chromosome 4, ASM1917538v2, whole genome shotgun sequence includes:
- the LOC132635377 gene encoding premnaspirodiene oxygenase-like produces MEILLFHFNLIPMLFFFFLLFIVVRKRKNMITNGNQILLPPGPWKLPLTGSLHHLIGELPHHALRNLARKYGPLMHLQLGEVHAVVVSSPHLAKQFLKVHDHSFATRPELMASDIIFYRQKDIAFAKYGDYWKHMRKICISELLSAKMVKSFSLIRQDEVHNLVTSIRSTPNAVVNMTEKALRLTSSVICRSAFGKIWEDRDNLLMIMSDVVSLSGGFDVADLFPSWILLHEISGMRNRLMSMHKKIDVILENIINEHKDNQANGKKGNGEFGGEDLIDVLLRVMENLEHQYPMTNDNIKAVILDMFFGGTETSSTMIQWAFSELMKNPNVMAKAQEEVRKTCKGKKDLDDNDLEELKYLKLVIKETLRLHPASPLLGLRECRKETEIDGYTIPLKATVIVNGWAIGRDPESWDDPENFVPERFENSSVDFNGNHFQLIPFGAGSRMCPGMHFGLANVVYPLAQLLYHFNWDLPYGLQPDDLDMTETCGISASRKNHLHLIAIPHDLSQH; encoded by the exons ATGGAGATTCTGCTCTTTCATTTCAACTTAATTCCTAtgttgtttttcttctttcttctctttATTGTTGTTAGAAAACGGAAAAATATGATAACTAATGGTAATCAAATATTATTACCACCAGGTCCATGGAAATTGCCTCTTACTGGAAGTTTGCATCACCTTATTGGAGAACTTCCACATCATGCTCTTAGAAATTTAGCTAGAAAATATGGGCCACTGATGCACTTGCAGCTAGGTGAAGTTCATGCAGTTGTTGTATCATCTCCTCATTTGGCAAAACAATTTCTAAAAGTTCATGACCATTCTTTTGCAACAAGGCCAGAGCTTATGGCTTCTGATATAATCTTTTATCGTCAAAAGGACATTGCATTTGCAAAATATGGCGATTACTGGAAACATATGCGTAAAATATGCATTTCAGAGTTACTCAGTGCAAAGATGGTCAAGTCATTTAGTCTAATTCGACAAGATGAGGTTCATAATCTCGTTACATCAATACGTTCCACGCCAAATGCTGTGGTTAACATGACTGAAAAGGCTCTTCGACTTACCAGCTCGGTGATTTGTAGATCAGCTTTTGGGAAAATATGGGAAGATAGAGATAATTTGTTAATGATTATGAGTGACGTAGTATCCTTATCAGGTGGGTTTGATGTGGCCGATCTCTTTCCTTCGTGGATATTACTTCATGAAATCAGCGGAATGAGAAACAGATTGATGAGTATGCATAAAAAGATTGATGTAATATTGGAGAACATTATTAATGAACATAAAGATAATCAAGCAAATGGGAAGAAGGGCAATGGTGAGTTTGGAGGTGAAGATCTGATCGATGTTTTACTCAGAGTTATGGAGAATCTCGAACATCAGTATCCAATGACAAATGACAATATCAAAGCAGTCATTCTT GACATGTTCTTCGGGGGAACAGAAACTTCATCTACGATGATACAATGGGCGTTCTCAGAATTAATGAAGAATCCAAATGTCATGGCCAAAGCACAAGAGGAAGTGAGAAAGACCTGTAAAGGGAAGAAAGATTTGGATGACAATGATCTCGAAGAGTTGAAGTATCTGAAGTTAGTGATTAAAGAAACACTACGGTTACACCCTGCATCTCCTCTTTTAGGCCTTAGAGAATGCAGGAAGGAAACAGAAATTGATGGATACACCATCCCTCTTAAAGCCACAGTAATAGTTAATGGTTGGGCCATTGGAAGAGATCCTGAAAGTTGGGACGACCCTGAAAATTTCGTGCCAGAAAGATTTGAAAACAGTTCTGTGGATTTTAATGGAAATCATTTTCAACTTATTCCATTTGGTGCTGGAAGCAGGATGTGTCCAGGAATGCATTTCGGTTTGGCTAATGTTGTGTATCCGCTAGCACAGTTGCTTTACCACTTCAATTGGGACCTTCCTTATGGACTACAACCTGATGACCTGGATATGACTGAAACATGTGGAATATCTGCATCTAGGAAAAATCATCTTCACTTGATTGCCATTCCACATGATTTGTCACAACATTGA
- the LOC132635376 gene encoding plastidal glycolate/glycerate translocator 1, chloroplastic-like isoform X1, producing MATASAVPRSLFFPNLHYSTTLSQIKLKSLQTPLRILSQESSLSSNGVPIKRNFVQNSQSQEMGVKRNHSSRRFLVRSMGSDSSITSSGLSNKVFGTLHLLVSLGLILAMDKLLKKAFVTAAIKFPSALFGMFCTFTVLMILDSIVPKAAAGLMNFFEPAFLFIQRWLPLFYVPSLVVLPLAVKDIPAASGAKICFILVGGWLASLCVAGFTAISVRKMVKTEMIAAEPMSKPSPFSSLEVWTWGVIFLASFVGALYYPTALGTSARTCLPFLLSSTVLGYLVGSGLPSAIKKVFHPIICCAVSADLAAIAFGYLSKSGLDLVLGDYLTKAASNPGAGDILMGFLGSVIISFAFSMFKQRKLVKRHAAEIFTSVIISTLFSLYSTALIGRLIGLEPNLTISILPRCITVALALSIVSLFEGVNSSLTAAVVVLTGLVGANFVQAVLDKLGFNDPIARGIATASSAHGLGTAALSAKEPEALPFCAIAYALTGIFGSLICSIPAVRQSLLAIVG from the exons ATGGCAACAGCTTCAGCTGTTCCAAGAAGTTTATTTTTTCCCAATCTTCATTACTCAACAACTCTTTCTCAAATAAAGCTCAAATCTTTACAAACCCCACTTAGAATCCTTTCTCAAGAATCCAGTTTGAGCTCTAATGGTGTCCCTATTAAGAGAAATTTCGTCCAAAATTCGCAATCCCAAGAAATGGGTGTCAAGAGAAATCACTCTAGTAGAAGGTTTCTTGTTAGATCCATGGGATCAGACAGTAGTATTACCTCCTCAGGGTTATCAAACAAG GTGTTTGGAACATTGCATTTACTAGTATCACTTGGACTCATACTGGCTATGGATAAGTTGTTAAAGAAAGCATTTGTGACTGCTGCTATTAAGTTCCCAAGTGCTCTATTTGGAATGTTTTGTACATTTACTGTTCTAATGATTCTTGATTCCATTGTTCCTAAGGCTGCAGCAGGATTGATGAACTTTTTTGAGCCTGCATTTTTGTTTATCCAGAGATGGCTTCCTTTGTTTTATGTACCTTCTTTGGTTGTTCTCCCTCTTGCTGTCAAGGATATTCCTGCAGCTTCTGGGGCCAAGATATGTTTCATACTAG TTGGAGGCTGGTTGGCTTCTCTTTGTGTTGCAGGTTTCACAGCTATATCCGTGAGGAAAATGGTAAAAACCGAGATGATAGCTGCTGAACCCATGTCAAAGCCTtctcccttttcttctttggagGTGTGGACTTGGGGTGTGATCTTTTTGGCGTCATTTGTTGGTGCACTTTACTATCCAACAGCATTGGGAACAAGTGCTAGAACATGCCTACCCTTTCTACTTTCATCTACTGTATTAGGCTACCTAGTTGGATCAGG GCTTCCGTCGGCTATAAAGAAGGTTTTCCATCCAATTATCTGCTGTGCAGTCTCTGCAGATCTTGCAGCAATTGCTTTTGGGTACCTTTCAAAGTCTGGCCTTGATCTAGTTCTTG GGGATTATCTTACGAAGGCCGCATCTAATCCTGGAGCAGGTGACATTCTGATGGGATTTTTGGGATCAGTCATCATCTCCTTTGCCTTTTCAATGTTCAAGCAGAGAAAG CTTGTTAAACGGCATGCTGCTGAGATTTTCACCTCTGTCATTATATCCACGCTATTTTCACTATATTCAACTGCTCTCATTGGACGGCTGATTGGGTTGGAGCCAAATTTAACTATATCAATCCTACCACGATGCATAACTGTCGCACTAGCTCTCAGCATTGTTTCTCTCTTTGAAG GCGTGAATTCATCTCTAACAGCAGCTGTCGTTGTACTAACTGGGCTGGTGGGAGCAAATTTTGTTCAAGCAGTGCTGGATAAACTTGGGTTCAATGATCCTATTGCTCGAGGAATTGCAACTGCATCAAG TGCTCATGGGCTCGGAACAGCAGCTTTGTCAGCAAAGGAACCTGAAGCTCTTCCATTCTGCGCTATAGCATATGCCCTGACTGGTATATTTGGCTCTCTTATATGCTCCATTCCAGCAGTACGACAGAGCCTACTGGCAATTGTCGGCTAA